From Lolium perenne isolate Kyuss_39 chromosome 5, Kyuss_2.0, whole genome shotgun sequence, a single genomic window includes:
- the LOC127303969 gene encoding protein FAR1-RELATED SEQUENCE 5-like, whose amino-acid sequence MDDRRGLDLNEVAIEALSDSENLEKGGLSGSNARMTSSGDVRKEADGSKHASGSNTNVSADTEAETGQTLSSDDSDGGDDDDEEVQSTPCSQTNIQTPYPGMMFESWDEAKLHYNRYAHQVGFSIKCSTSKNSTIDGQKDKQLFVCNKSGKNEDINQLDVPPVRQRNRSITKKTECKARMRVRRKGKKWHVTYFIEEHNHKLIKKFSLKKYLRSHKGIPKEEKDFVRLLHKVSLSAGRIMRIMAEVYGGLGNVPYDSKDVSNLMSKIDNEHSHKDMSLLLAHFARIKKDDPDFYFNLHTDHADKVDRIFWVDGAAIAAYKNYSDCLSFDTTYMTNMYGMPFAPFVGINRYGQTIQLGCGFLRNENVESFVWLFEEFLEAMGGVQPQNIITDQDAAMRTAILEKFPDCCHRNCRWHIMQNAQPVLGNFMSKHEDLRNELNEIIDYSMAVEEFEGRWADMIVKHNVADNTDLSDLYRIRRTFVPAYFMDRFFPFLQTTARSEGFNAVLKRNIDPHNSLHNFFEQYLKLQEKIDVSEDSVEFKDEDKTVRVWGDFPLEEQALNVYTRPIYLRFRAEIRKVTSYNVQQLDAEKFDVVPIKHSVFGYGRKRYRVDANFAIETYSCECCKFSRDGLLCCHIMRVMVQLGVIDYIPEKYILNRWRVPQETIVVEKMDLPKVPADRKMNNKERQLLRYGTLCNDFTSVAKIACTSEKATAVADKYIAALEKELKAMKASDSAKRKKKKTAGTTEGDSPGVQNSGDPGQGSSSRFDHVEDPVYTTTKGRPGEKRKKSGLHLKSSKSVKCTVCGSIHHTAATCPSKLTPGPEQKEIDFFRDMV is encoded by the coding sequence ATGGATGATCGTCGTGGACTTGATCTGAATGAAGTAGCAATTGAGGCTTTGAGTGATTCAGAAAATTTGGAAAAGGGTGGTTTATCTGGCAGTAATGCAAGGATGACAAGCAGCGGTGATGTAAGAAAAGAAGCAGATGGTAGTAAGCATGCAAGCGGTAGCAACACAAATGTATCTGCTGATACAGAAGCTGAAACTGGACAAACATTGTCGAGTGATGActcagatggtggtgatgatgatgacgaagaaGTCCAGTCAACACCATGTAGTCAAACTAACATCCAGACACCTTACCCAGGCATGATGTTTGAATCTTGGGATGAGGCAAAGTTGCACTACAACAGATATGCTCATCAAGTTGGTTTTTCCATCAAGTGTAGTACATCGAAGAACTCGACCATTGATGGACAGAAGGACAAGCAGCTTTTTGTTTGCAACAAGAGTGGGAAAAATGAGGATATAAATCAACTAGATGTACCTCCAGTTAGGCAAAGGAACCGGAGCATCACTAAGAAAACAGAATGCAAGGCTCGTATGAGAGTAAGAAGGAAAGGGAAGAAGTGGCATGTAACATACTTCATTGAGGAGCACAATCACAAATTAATAAAGAAATTCTCGTTGAAGAAGTACTTAAGGTCTCATAAAGGAATTCCTAAGGAGGAAAAGGATTTTGTGAGACTATTGCATAAGGTCAGTCTCTCAGCAGGAAGGATCATGCGGATTATGGCAGAAGTATATGGAGGTCTAGGCAATGTTCCGTACGACAGTAAAGATGTGAGCAACTTAATGTCTAAGATAGATAACGAGCACTCACATAAAGACATGTCGCTGCTGTTAGCTCACTTTGCAAGGATTAAGAAGGATGATCCTGATTTCTACTTCAacttacatactgatcatgcagaCAAGGTTGACCGCATATTCTGGGTGGATGGAGCTGCTATAGCTGCATACAAAAACTATAGCGACTGCTTGTCATTTGACACTACCTACATGACCAATATGTATGGCATGCCCTTTGCCCCATTCGTTGGTATTAACCGATATGGTCAAACTATACAACTAGGCTGCGGTTTCCTTCGGAACGAGAATGTTGAGAGTTTTGTATGGCTTTTTGAGGAGTTTCTTGAAGCTATGGGTGGCGTCCAACCGCAAAACATCATAACTGATCAAGATGCAGCCATGCGAACTGCTATTCTGGAAAAATTTCCTGATTGTTGTCACAGGAACTGTAGGTGGCACATTATGCAAAATGCGCAACCTGTACTTGGTAATTTCATGTCTAAGCATGAGGATCTAAGGAATGAATTGAATGAAATTATTGACTACAGCATGGCAGTTGAGGAATTTGAAGGTAGGTGGGCAGATATGATAGTCAAACACAATGTTGCGGACAACACAGATTTGAGTGACCTCTATCGTATCAGACGTACATTTGTCCCTGCCTACTTTATGGACCGGTTCTTCCCGTTCCTACAGACTACTGCTCGCAGTGAGGGTTTCAATGCTGTTTTGAAAAGGAACATTGACCCGCACAATAGCCTGCACAATTTCTTTGAACAGTACTTGAAGTTGCAGGAAAAAATTGATGTATCAGAGGACTCTGTTGAGTTTAAGGATGAAGATAAAACTGTTAGGGTCTGGGGAGATTTCCCTCTGGAAGAGCAAGCTTTGAATGTTTATACACGACCCATATACTTACGTTTCCGTGCTGAGATTCGGAAAGTGACATCCTACAATGTACAACAGCTTGATGCAGAAAAATTTGATGTTGTTCCAATTAAGCATTCAGTCTTTGGTTATGGGCGGAAAAGATACAGGGTTGACGCTAACTTTGCGATAGAAACTTACAGTTGTGAGTGCTGCAAGTTTAGTAGGGACGGGCTGCTGTGCTGCCATATAATGAGAGTTATGGTACAATTGGGTGTAATTGACTACATTCCAGAGAAATACATTTTAAACAGATGGAGAGTACCCCAGGAAACAATCGTGGTGGAAAAGATGGATTTGCCTAAAGTGCCAGCTGATAGGAAAATGAATAACAAAGAAAGGCAGTTGCTACGGTATGGAACGTTATGCAATGATTTTACAAGTGTAGCCAAAATTGCATGTACTTCAGAGAAAGCAACAGCTGTAGCAGATAAATACATCGCCGCTCTGGAGAAGGAGTTGAAAGCAATGAAAGCTTCCGACTCGGCGAAACGGAAAAAAAAGAAGACCGCTGGTACCACTGAAGGTGACTCACCAGGTGTACAAAACAGTGGTGATCCTGGACAAGGAAGTTCTTCCAGATTTGATCATGTTGAGGATCCTGTGTACACTACCACTAAAGGGCGTCCaggagaaaaaagaaagaaatctGGTCTCCACTTGAAGTCTTCTAAATCCGTGAAGTGCACTGTTTGTGGTTCTATTCATCACACTGCAGCTACATGCCCCTCAAAGCTTACCCCAGGGCCAGAGCAAAAGGAAATAGACTTTTTCCGTGACATGGTGTAG